The following are encoded in a window of Mycobacteroides chelonae CCUG 47445 genomic DNA:
- a CDS encoding helix-turn-helix transcriptional regulator, which produces MGEDGRVIDRAGLAEFLVHRRNALQPEDVGLPRGQRRRTTGLRREEVAALCHMSTDYYSRLEQERGPQPSEQMIASIAQGLHLSRDERDHLFRLAGHQPPVRNSCSEHVSPGILRIFDRLTDTPAEIVTELGETLRQTPLSVALLGDLCRHSGASRSSGYRWFTDPTARDLYLREDHEFYSRMYVSGLRGVLTLRGSESKAARFVELLMAESAEFRSLWKQHEVGVTPREIKRYQHPEVGLLELHCQILMDPYESHSLLVYTAVPGSESYEKLELLSVIGAIPSG; this is translated from the coding sequence ATGGGCGAAGATGGCCGTGTGATTGATCGAGCAGGTCTGGCGGAATTTCTCGTACACCGCCGCAACGCACTGCAGCCGGAGGACGTCGGACTCCCGCGTGGGCAGCGCCGCCGAACGACTGGCTTGCGCCGGGAGGAGGTCGCGGCGTTGTGTCATATGTCGACGGACTACTACTCGCGCCTGGAGCAAGAACGTGGACCGCAGCCCTCAGAACAGATGATCGCCTCGATAGCTCAGGGGCTACATCTCTCTCGGGACGAGCGCGACCACCTGTTCCGGCTTGCCGGACACCAACCGCCAGTTCGCAACTCGTGCAGCGAGCACGTCAGTCCCGGCATTCTGCGCATCTTCGATAGGCTCACTGACACCCCTGCTGAGATCGTTACTGAGCTCGGTGAGACCCTGCGTCAGACGCCACTGAGCGTCGCGCTCCTGGGCGACCTGTGCAGGCACAGCGGAGCGTCGCGAAGCAGTGGGTACCGGTGGTTCACCGACCCGACCGCACGTGACCTTTATCTACGCGAGGATCACGAGTTTTACTCTCGCATGTACGTTTCGGGGCTCAGAGGCGTACTCACTCTCCGGGGCTCCGAGTCGAAGGCGGCCCGGTTTGTGGAGTTACTCATGGCCGAGAGCGCGGAGTTCCGCAGCCTGTGGAAGCAGCACGAGGTCGGCGTCACGCCACGAGAGATCAAGCGCTACCAGCATCCGGAGGTCGGGCTTCTGGAACTCCACTGCCAGATCCTGATGGACCCGTACGAGTCGCACTCGCTCTTGGTCTATACGGCAGTGCCGGGGAGCGAAAGCTACGAGAAGCTCGAACTGCTCTCGGTTATCGGCGCGATCCCGTCCGGCTGA
- a CDS encoding SDR family oxidoreductase: MTRTKYDIKIPDLSGRRAVVTGASDGIGFGIASALAGAGAEVIMPVRNPRKGEAAVAAIRDQHWHAKLSLEALDLSSLSSVAAFGDRMRADGAPIHLLINNAGVMTPPDRQTTADGFEIQFGTNHLGHVALTAHLLPLLKAGHAHVTSQTSVAARSGAINWDDLNWERSYDGMRAYRQSKIAFGLFGLELSRRSHTGGWGITSNISHPGVAPTSLLAARPEIDRPDDTAGVRIIRWLSERGLVVGTVESAKLPALLASTSPQAQNGGFYGPQWPGNVGGPAGAQKLWKPLRDNESASRIWTVSEELTGLTFT, encoded by the coding sequence ATGACACGCACGAAGTACGACATCAAGATTCCTGACTTATCCGGCAGGCGAGCAGTGGTGACCGGGGCGAGCGACGGTATCGGGTTCGGGATCGCCTCGGCGCTGGCTGGCGCTGGCGCCGAAGTGATCATGCCGGTACGAAATCCCCGCAAAGGGGAGGCAGCAGTCGCCGCCATCCGTGATCAACATTGGCATGCGAAGCTGTCGCTGGAGGCATTGGATTTGTCCTCACTGTCCTCGGTGGCGGCGTTTGGGGACAGGATGCGCGCGGACGGGGCACCGATCCACCTGCTCATCAACAACGCAGGCGTCATGACACCACCGGATCGGCAAACCACCGCCGATGGGTTCGAGATCCAGTTCGGTACGAACCATCTGGGCCACGTTGCGCTCACCGCTCATCTTCTTCCATTGTTGAAGGCGGGACACGCACACGTGACGTCGCAGACGAGCGTCGCAGCGCGCAGCGGCGCGATCAACTGGGATGACTTGAACTGGGAGCGCAGCTACGACGGCATGCGCGCCTATCGTCAATCCAAGATCGCGTTCGGCCTGTTCGGGCTTGAACTAAGCCGACGCAGCCATACCGGAGGGTGGGGCATCACCAGCAATATCTCGCATCCCGGTGTCGCCCCAACCAGCCTGTTAGCCGCGCGCCCGGAGATTGACAGGCCCGATGACACCGCCGGTGTGCGAATTATCCGCTGGCTATCAGAGCGAGGGCTCGTGGTCGGGACAGTGGAAAGCGCCAAACTGCCGGCGCTGTTGGCGTCTACGTCGCCTCAGGCCCAAAACGGTGGGTTCTACGGCCCCCAGTGGCCAGGTAATGTCGGCGGACCTGCAGGCGCACAGAAACTTTGGAAGCCGCTGCGCGACAACGAGAGTGCATCACGGATCTGGACAGTGTCTGAGGAACTCACCGGACTCACATTCACCTGA
- a CDS encoding Hsp20/alpha crystallin family protein produces MLLRTDPFRELDRLTQQVPGTAARPATMLMDAWRDGDEFHVEFDLPGIAADSLDLDIENNVVTVRANRAPVDSSREMLAAERPRGVFSRQLVLGNNLDTGRITADYRDGVLRLVIPVAEKAKPRKITVDRRESARAIDDNKVITEDGEQVHGNAAAKEPVSA; encoded by the coding sequence ATGCTGCTGCGTACAGACCCATTCCGGGAGTTGGACCGTCTCACCCAGCAGGTGCCGGGCACGGCGGCCCGGCCAGCGACGATGCTGATGGATGCGTGGCGCGACGGGGACGAGTTCCACGTGGAGTTCGACTTGCCGGGCATCGCGGCAGATTCGCTGGATCTGGATATCGAGAACAATGTCGTGACAGTGCGCGCCAACCGCGCTCCAGTGGATTCGTCCCGTGAAATGCTCGCCGCCGAGCGGCCCCGTGGCGTGTTTTCTCGCCAGCTTGTGCTGGGCAACAACCTGGACACCGGCCGGATCACCGCCGACTACCGTGACGGGGTACTACGGCTGGTAATCCCTGTGGCAGAGAAGGCCAAGCCCCGCAAGATCACCGTCGACCGGCGCGAATCCGCCAGGGCGATCGATGACAACAAGGTGATCACCGAGGACGGCGAGCAGGTGCACGGCAACGCTGCCGCCAAAGAACCGGTCAGCGCCTGA
- a CDS encoding MerR family transcriptional regulator, producing the protein MDDGASSLGSTPGYRLPASARGVYGITVAAELSGAPTQSLRLWERHGLLAPARTDGGTRRYSTDDLARIERIVILVAAGVNIAGIGRILDLEDANHALRLRIDANDS; encoded by the coding sequence ATCGACGACGGTGCGTCCTCGCTGGGCTCAACCCCCGGCTATAGGCTTCCCGCATCGGCCCGAGGGGTATATGGGATCACGGTGGCTGCCGAATTATCTGGGGCGCCAACACAATCGCTGCGCTTGTGGGAACGCCACGGCCTGCTTGCCCCGGCGCGAACCGACGGAGGCACCCGCCGTTACAGCACCGACGATCTGGCGCGTATCGAACGCATCGTCATCCTGGTCGCTGCCGGGGTCAACATCGCCGGCATTGGCCGCATCCTGGATCTGGAAGACGCTAACCATGCATTACGACTACGTATTGACGCGAACGACAGTTAG
- a CDS encoding bifunctional 3-(3-hydroxy-phenyl)propionate/3-hydroxycinnamic acid hydroxylase: MNASAQPSFPVVIVGAGPTGVTAATLLAQHGVQCLLLDRWATVYPQPRAVHLDDEVYRILAQLGVAEQFAAISRPGAGMRLLGHRRQVLAQIARAPIGVHGYPQANMFDQPELEQLLRANLTNYPQVTLRGGVEVTAIAHISASQVQVTFTDRDSGDEHTVTATYVLGCDGANSVVRTTIGASMTARRFAQRWLVADLTTEADLGHWDGVHHLCDPYRPTTFMRIGARRYRWEFKLHHDEAVADYDTVEKLQPLIAAWTGATSTGELNLVRVTEYTFRAHVANHWRDRNVFILGDAAHLTPPFVGQGMGAGLRDAANLTWKLAGVLTGQLPADMLDTYQQERKPHAWKMIALALTVGAAMTARGTAATAIRDLLAPRLRHIPGLRSRIQHSGTPPLTRSALVIKARRRRQLAGTQIPNLVLTQGHRIDTVLGNRFALATSETVDADQRTQLHRRGAITIVEPRGSELDRWLRRGGARAALIRPDRTVMKTSRCPNEIAFATTYFTQNN; this comes from the coding sequence GTGAACGCCTCGGCGCAGCCGTCATTTCCGGTTGTCATCGTCGGCGCGGGCCCAACCGGTGTCACCGCCGCGACGCTGTTGGCTCAGCACGGCGTGCAGTGTCTGCTTCTTGACCGGTGGGCCACGGTGTACCCGCAACCGCGCGCAGTGCATCTGGACGACGAGGTCTACCGCATTCTCGCTCAGCTGGGCGTCGCCGAGCAGTTCGCCGCCATCTCCCGACCCGGTGCCGGCATGCGGCTGCTCGGTCACCGCAGGCAGGTGCTGGCCCAGATCGCGCGCGCCCCGATCGGTGTACATGGATACCCGCAAGCCAACATGTTCGACCAGCCCGAACTAGAGCAGCTGCTGCGCGCCAACCTCACCAACTATCCTCAGGTCACGTTACGCGGCGGCGTGGAAGTCACGGCCATCGCACATATCAGCGCCAGTCAGGTGCAGGTTACGTTCACTGACCGTGACAGCGGCGACGAGCACACGGTCACAGCAACCTACGTGCTCGGCTGCGACGGCGCCAACAGCGTGGTCAGGACCACGATCGGCGCCAGCATGACGGCGCGCCGATTCGCGCAACGATGGCTCGTGGCCGACCTCACCACCGAAGCCGACCTAGGCCACTGGGACGGCGTGCATCACCTGTGCGACCCATACCGACCGACCACATTCATGCGGATCGGGGCACGCCGCTACCGCTGGGAATTCAAACTGCACCACGACGAGGCCGTAGCAGATTACGACACCGTCGAGAAACTGCAGCCGCTGATCGCTGCCTGGACGGGCGCGACCTCGACCGGCGAGCTGAACCTGGTTCGGGTCACTGAATACACCTTCCGCGCCCATGTCGCCAACCATTGGCGTGACCGCAACGTGTTCATTCTCGGCGATGCCGCCCACCTGACACCGCCGTTCGTGGGACAAGGCATGGGCGCTGGACTCAGAGATGCGGCGAACCTCACCTGGAAACTGGCCGGAGTACTCACCGGCCAGCTGCCTGCAGACATGTTGGACACCTACCAACAAGAACGAAAACCCCACGCCTGGAAAATGATCGCCCTCGCCCTGACTGTCGGAGCGGCTATGACCGCCCGCGGCACTGCAGCCACCGCGATACGGGACCTGCTTGCTCCACGCCTGCGGCACATCCCGGGGCTACGGTCGCGGATACAGCACTCAGGCACCCCACCCCTCACACGGTCTGCACTCGTGATCAAGGCTCGCCGCCGACGGCAACTGGCGGGCACACAGATCCCCAATCTCGTTCTCACCCAGGGCCACCGGATCGACACCGTCCTAGGCAACAGGTTCGCGCTCGCCACCTCCGAAACCGTCGACGCTGATCAGCGAACACAACTGCATCGGCGCGGCGCCATCACCATCGTCGAACCTCGCGGATCCGAGCTCGACCGATGGCTGCGCCGCGGCGGTGCCCGCGCAGCCCTCATTCGGCCCGACCGCACCGTCATGAAAACGAGCCGTTGCCCCAATGAAATAGCTTTTGCTACAACATATTTCACCCAAAACAACTAG
- a CDS encoding fumarylacetoacetate hydrolase family protein codes for MTISVLRTADAWWAHTATGAAKIATNATTTGALLADRAAIEAAASDITTVPVDGLDLLSPVTAPCRVVAQMTNFASHVKDAGMDPKTIPLTFFRKSSGSISGPFDDIVKPVHVQFLDYEVEIGVVIGRELPVGTEVSEENLADYIAAWVVTNDVSARDVQLTKTQFYEAKSYPSFTPVGPSLVLIDPAELQRFKELRLQLKVNGQLRQNMLVGADMIFSPLQALQALTRFQRLDAGDLLLTGTPIGTALSAPPKPIEKIGALLPPALKWRLFFASQGKNLKYLRDGDVVETSVATDDGSICLGTQRNTVRFS; via the coding sequence ATGACCATCTCCGTTCTGCGCACCGCCGACGCCTGGTGGGCGCACACCGCCACCGGTGCCGCAAAGATCGCCACCAACGCGACCACGACCGGCGCACTGCTCGCCGACCGCGCCGCCATCGAAGCCGCCGCCTCAGATATCACCACGGTGCCTGTCGACGGCCTCGATCTGCTCTCCCCCGTGACCGCACCCTGCCGGGTGGTCGCCCAGATGACCAACTTCGCCTCGCATGTCAAAGACGCCGGTATGGACCCAAAGACCATCCCGCTGACCTTTTTTCGCAAGTCCTCCGGCTCGATCAGCGGACCTTTCGATGACATCGTCAAACCCGTCCACGTGCAGTTCCTGGACTACGAAGTGGAGATCGGCGTAGTCATCGGACGCGAGCTTCCCGTCGGCACCGAGGTCAGCGAGGAGAACCTCGCGGACTACATCGCGGCCTGGGTGGTAACCAATGATGTGTCGGCCCGCGACGTCCAACTGACGAAAACCCAATTCTACGAAGCCAAGTCGTATCCATCGTTCACACCGGTTGGCCCCTCACTGGTACTGATCGATCCTGCCGAATTGCAACGATTTAAGGAGCTCCGGCTCCAGTTAAAGGTCAACGGGCAACTCCGCCAGAACATGCTTGTCGGCGCCGACATGATCTTCTCACCGCTGCAAGCTCTGCAAGCTCTGACCCGATTCCAACGTCTTGATGCTGGAGATCTGCTGTTGACCGGCACACCGATCGGTACCGCACTAAGCGCCCCACCCAAACCGATCGAGAAGATCGGTGCGCTGCTGCCGCCCGCACTCAAATGGCGCCTGTTCTTTGCCTCTCAAGGCAAAAATCTCAAGTACCTGCGGGACGGCGACGTGGTGGAGACCTCGGTGGCCACCGATGACGGCAGCATCTGCCTGGGAACCCAGCGCAACACGGTGAGGTTCTCGTGA
- a CDS encoding VOC family protein encodes MTELFGAHNELHSAQGALKGEHCGRSRNPVIKVADIAWLEFEKPDLQRAEAFAGAFGFDTSLRTDEELHLRGSDSTAPCVIVHRGNRSRFLGVAFAAADKADLLRLSTATGARTRPLPTTIGGKAVDLVDPSGVPVHVVAGMHSLDAFPSQPPHRYNMGHEVHRINATQRPRREPTTVQRLGHLVMQSTKYLETLNWYLDTLGMIVSDFLYFPGQRGRGPTMSFIRCDRGSIPADHHTLALALGPQNRYVHSAYQVCDLDALAAGGEYLTEQGYFRSWGIGRHIQGSQLFDYWRDPDGFMVEHFTDGDLFDSTLQPGWAPFTASGLAQWGPPASKDFLGTNPKSLPHEAQSIFAALRGDNELDINRLIGLLKVANS; translated from the coding sequence ATGACCGAGCTGTTCGGCGCACACAACGAGCTCCACAGCGCGCAGGGAGCCCTCAAAGGCGAGCATTGCGGGCGCTCGCGCAACCCCGTAATCAAGGTGGCCGATATCGCCTGGCTCGAATTCGAGAAACCAGACCTTCAACGGGCCGAGGCGTTCGCCGGCGCCTTCGGTTTCGACACCTCGCTACGAACCGACGAGGAACTGCATCTGCGTGGCAGCGATTCGACGGCGCCGTGCGTGATCGTGCACCGCGGAAACCGGAGCAGGTTCCTCGGGGTCGCGTTCGCCGCTGCCGACAAAGCGGACCTGTTGCGACTGTCCACCGCGACCGGCGCACGGACCAGGCCACTGCCGACAACCATCGGCGGCAAGGCGGTCGATCTGGTCGACCCAAGCGGTGTGCCGGTGCACGTGGTGGCTGGAATGCACTCCCTCGACGCGTTCCCGTCTCAGCCTCCGCACCGCTACAACATGGGACACGAGGTTCACCGGATCAATGCCACCCAGCGCCCGCGTCGGGAACCCACCACAGTGCAACGGCTCGGCCACCTCGTCATGCAGTCGACGAAGTACCTCGAGACGCTGAACTGGTATCTCGACACCCTCGGCATGATCGTCAGCGACTTCCTGTACTTCCCAGGACAACGCGGCCGTGGGCCCACCATGAGCTTCATCCGATGCGACAGAGGGTCGATCCCCGCCGATCACCACACCCTGGCGCTGGCCCTCGGACCACAGAACCGCTATGTGCACTCGGCCTATCAGGTATGCGATCTCGATGCGCTGGCCGCCGGCGGCGAATATCTCACGGAGCAAGGCTATTTCCGGTCCTGGGGAATCGGGCGCCACATCCAGGGTAGTCAGCTCTTCGACTACTGGCGCGACCCTGATGGCTTCATGGTCGAGCACTTCACCGATGGGGACCTTTTCGACTCGACCCTGCAACCGGGTTGGGCACCTTTCACTGCCTCGGGCCTGGCCCAATGGGGACCACCGGCCAGCAAGGACTTCCTCGGCACCAATCCGAAATCCCTACCGCACGAAGCACAGTCGATCTTCGCAGCCCTGCGAGGCGACAACGAACTCGATATCAACCGCCTCATCGGCCTGCTGAAAGTAGCGAACTCATGA
- a CDS encoding TetR/AcrR family transcriptional regulator, whose translation MSAPLDEPVNRLERRKQRTRAALIQAAQALIAAGKLNVPVLEITQAADVGMGSFYNHFDSKDALFEAAVADVLDSHGALLDQLTASIDDPAEAFACSFRLTGRLFRRRPQESQILLASGLSLMGSDRGLGPRALRDIAAAVAAGRFTVNDPKLAMAVAAGALLGLGKLLQQEPERDDAVAADRVAEDVLRLFGLSAEEARQICKRPLPNLDFA comes from the coding sequence GTGAGTGCACCGCTAGACGAGCCGGTTAACCGCCTGGAACGGCGGAAACAACGCACCCGCGCAGCGCTGATCCAGGCGGCGCAGGCGCTGATCGCCGCGGGCAAGCTCAACGTGCCGGTCCTGGAAATCACGCAGGCGGCAGACGTCGGAATGGGTTCGTTCTACAACCACTTCGACAGCAAGGACGCGCTGTTCGAGGCCGCTGTGGCCGATGTGCTTGACAGCCACGGCGCACTGCTCGATCAACTCACCGCGTCGATTGACGACCCGGCCGAAGCATTTGCCTGCAGCTTTCGGCTCACCGGCCGACTGTTTCGGCGCCGCCCGCAGGAGAGTCAAATCCTGCTCGCCAGTGGCCTCAGCCTCATGGGTTCAGACCGGGGCCTGGGTCCACGCGCATTGCGGGACATCGCCGCCGCGGTCGCTGCCGGCCGATTCACCGTTAACGATCCCAAGTTGGCCATGGCCGTCGCTGCAGGGGCGCTCCTCGGGCTTGGCAAGCTCTTACAGCAAGAGCCCGAACGCGATGATGCGGTGGCGGCAGATCGGGTCGCCGAAGACGTACTACGACTGTTCGGATTGTCCGCCGAGGAGGCGCGTCAGATCTGTAAGCGGCCGCTTCCCAACCTTGACTTCGCTTAG
- a CDS encoding YaeQ family protein, producing MALSATVFKVELGVSDVDHGYYADHSLTVARHPSETDERMVVRLLAFGLRAHRLSDVDGELAFGPGLSTPGVPDLRLVDYTGRILEWINVGQPDERALGKAASQADRVLLFPFAAGTATWWRTVGPKVAGLSNLSVVQIPHAAVQQLAQTVDRRVSAQVMVIEGQVTMTVSGVDVTFTPEPLE from the coding sequence GTGGCCCTTTCTGCAACAGTCTTCAAAGTCGAACTTGGCGTCTCCGATGTCGATCACGGTTACTACGCCGATCACTCGCTGACCGTGGCCCGTCATCCCAGTGAGACCGATGAGCGGATGGTGGTGCGGTTGTTGGCTTTTGGGCTTCGTGCACACAGACTCAGCGACGTCGACGGGGAGTTGGCGTTCGGGCCAGGCCTGTCCACTCCTGGTGTGCCGGACTTGCGGCTCGTCGACTACACCGGCCGGATCCTGGAGTGGATCAACGTCGGCCAGCCCGATGAACGCGCATTGGGCAAGGCGGCCAGCCAGGCCGATCGGGTGCTGCTCTTCCCATTCGCCGCCGGCACGGCCACCTGGTGGCGCACCGTCGGCCCCAAAGTGGCGGGGCTGTCGAACCTGTCGGTAGTGCAGATTCCGCATGCAGCGGTGCAGCAACTGGCCCAGACTGTCGATCGACGGGTCTCGGCGCAGGTGATGGTGATCGAAGGTCAGGTGACGATGACTGTAAGCGGGGTCGACGTCACCTTCACGCCCGAGCCATTGGAGTGA
- a CDS encoding DUF3297 family protein: protein MSEDQNTDVPPNHLSIDPRSAFYSEEVLRRDVGIRFNGVEKTNVHEYNVAEGWVRVEVPTAKDRRGNPMVVKLSGTVEPFFR from the coding sequence ATGTCCGAGGATCAGAACACAGACGTTCCACCCAATCACCTCTCCATCGATCCGCGTAGCGCCTTTTATAGCGAAGAGGTGCTTCGCCGCGACGTGGGTATTCGCTTTAATGGCGTCGAGAAAACCAATGTTCACGAATACAACGTGGCCGAGGGTTGGGTGCGTGTTGAAGTCCCCACCGCGAAGGATCGCCGCGGAAATCCGATGGTCGTCAAGCTCAGTGGCACGGTTGAACCTTTCTTCCGCTGA
- a CDS encoding TnsA-like heteromeric transposase endonuclease subunit has product MLTAAVSAGQVVASAVDLEFNTREGFVRQRLNRCAAAQFELECSPVRDFPSFRGQRNYPGLWWFATTGTHVGYESWVERDQLMALDADPDVIGVLSQPFWIRWPDGTRHAPDYFVRRRDGSVVVVDVREDDRVSDADREVFDRSAATCGTVGWDYCRVGALDPVLRANLRWLSGYRHPRVLRMRLAERLAEVFARSGPLMAGVLAVGTPLVVLPVLYHLIWHGRLVADLCDATLADDTRIALGTGW; this is encoded by the coding sequence GTGCTGACGGCGGCGGTGTCGGCTGGGCAGGTCGTGGCGAGTGCTGTGGACTTGGAGTTCAACACCCGCGAGGGCTTCGTGCGCCAGCGACTGAACCGATGTGCCGCGGCGCAGTTCGAGTTGGAGTGTTCACCAGTGCGGGACTTCCCGTCGTTTCGTGGTCAGCGCAATTATCCAGGCCTGTGGTGGTTCGCCACTACGGGGACTCATGTTGGTTATGAATCGTGGGTTGAACGTGACCAGTTGATGGCACTCGACGCCGATCCAGACGTCATTGGTGTGCTGTCTCAACCGTTTTGGATTCGCTGGCCTGACGGCACCCGGCATGCTCCTGACTACTTCGTGCGTCGACGCGACGGATCTGTTGTCGTGGTCGACGTTCGGGAGGATGATCGGGTCTCTGACGCCGACCGTGAGGTGTTTGATCGATCAGCGGCCACGTGTGGAACCGTGGGCTGGGATTATTGCCGTGTCGGCGCTCTGGACCCGGTGTTGAGGGCGAACTTGCGTTGGCTGTCGGGTTATCGGCATCCACGGGTATTGCGGATGCGTCTGGCTGAGCGCCTGGCCGAGGTCTTCGCCCGGTCGGGTCCGTTGATGGCTGGCGTGCTGGCAGTAGGGACTCCCCTGGTGGTGCTGCCCGTCCTTTACCATCTGATCTGGCATGGCCGTTTGGTTGCCGACTTGTGCGATGCGACGCTGGCTGATGACACGCGGATAGCCCTCGGGACGGGCTGGTGA